The genome window CACATACTTCTTCTCTCTAAACACTGGGGAAATGCTCCAACCATTTTCCTTATGTACAAATCTAACCACATTCCTTCTCTACTGAATCTTACCAATATTCCCCACTGTCCTCAGCATGAGGTTTGGTATCTTCAAAGGAAATGTAAGGGCCTTCTTAAACTGACTGTGAGCTCTTTGCACCCTTATTGTCTCCCCCAACTGAACACCATGAAGCTGATTATAACTTAAAGTGCTCTTACCTCTTTCTTTGGTATTCCTTCTTTCTAAGTTGTACGATGAACCTCATTGCTATAAGAATGAAGCTCTGTGGATTTCTCTTTCAACAGTCCCCCATCATATTTCTTTCAAAGAAATTCatataatcttttattatttcagCATCTGTATTTATATCCCTTACTAAGAAATACATTGTCTAGTGTTAAAATTACAAttaattattttacaattttatgcATCTTGGGTTAATATAAAAGACTATCACTTCAAAACTACCTAACTTTTATCACACATTTATAAGTACTCTATATGAATTAATATGTTTAGCATGTACAGCAAACCTATAAAAATTGGTGTGATTAttagctcttcttttttttccgaatgagaaaacagaaacacagagaagtgAATTAGGTTGCCTAGGTTTACACAGCAGCACAGGCAGGATTTGACAGCTGGCAACCAACAACATCTGTGCTCTTTAACTACCACGCTATACCCAGTAAGAAGAGGGCACTTGTGTAGCATGTAAATGAAGAGAAGTACAAATGACCAGCTACTAGAAGCAGGGGATATATTCACTTGACAACACAAACTCATAACTCTTATGAGATCTTCTGTTGAAATATTCCTGATCCATTGCAGAAATGAAGGTAAATTTAGTAGAACCATGCTGAGACACTCAGAGATACAACACGAATTCtaaaatggtattttaataaaaaccaggagctagatattagggtaaatgctgaaagatcagaaaaacaaaggaacaatccactgccacgtctcacctcaccaactccacgaatcctctcactgaatgtctctgagttctCTGCTAAAAGGGGTCCAGCTAAAAAAGCTTTCCTCAACTGAAAAAGGCCCTgctaattcctgtctcctcaggccttataaaactctctccacccagccatatcacttccttcttagtgctgggattaaaggcatatgtgcttccctagcaaaggcatgagatctcaagtgctaggattaaaagcatgtgattcccaagtactgggcttaaaggtgtgtgccaccactgcctggcttttatgtttaatctagtggcttgttctgtcctctgctcttcgggcaaattttattagggtacacaataggTCACCTCACAGAGATGAGGAAAATCATGTAAGAACCCATGTTGCCAACATTTTTCAACAAAAGGAAGAATACCTAGTAGCTTTCCTCTTTGAAATAATAACTTCttttaatctatctatcatctcagccttttctgtatttcttctctctctagctCTCACTTCTTTGTCCCTACTCCTTCCCATAGCTGATAATGAATACATCCTCTCAGCTCACAATCTAGAGCCATAGATGACAAAGTGATCAATATATGGAAGCATGAATCAGTACATGAGCATGTAGAATATATATCAAATAATCTCTTGGAACTTGCATTACACCAAATGGTATCATGCCTGGGAAAAAGTATAAAGCAGAGCTTTATGTGTCAATTATGCCTGATCACTATGTGAAGCAAAGGAACCACTATTCTAATTACAGGCTCCAACTTCCTTAAACCCAAATGATACCTCACAAGAACCCCAAAATTAcaaaggactttaaaaatatagagaCTCTTTAACgttgtataaaattatcaatttAAATAACAACTATCTccaaaaatacatatacaaaagaaaCTATCTCATTTAGCTAATAAACTCTGACTCTCGGAGAAAAAGCCATGTCCAGCATCGTGTGGCTGCGAAGAAACTCTGCACTTTGCTTCTAGGCAGATCGCCTACCTTTAAGTCAGAAGAGCGGCTGCGTGCTTGCTCTGCTTTAGAAACAAATCATTGAACAAGAGGGAATTCAAAGACACTCAAGATGCACCCAACATGAACTTCATAATGCTGCTGAGATGGGGATGAGCACTGTATTCTCCCTTTTAAATCCTGGTCCTTAGCAAATGAAGTCACTTAACTAAGAGCACCACCCAGCAGACATCTCACCAACTACATGATGCACCAAATCCAAAACAGTGTCGGCTAAACCCTCTAAGGgtgatacagaaaaaaattcagaaaaatattctACTTCCTATTCATAGGTGGAGTGGCAGAAACTGAGAGCAGCTATTAGCTTTCTAAGTGCATACTCTAGTTATTTCCAGTTACTAACTTAAAAGCCAGTGCTTCTTCGTAACATCTGGCTGCTTCCTGAAGGATCTGGGTGGTGGGTACAACTTTGACTCAAAGATCTGACCTGATTTCATATTGATTCCCCAGGATCCAAGGGGGCTTTGCTATGTCCAGGGTGGGATATCAGGGGGAAAACaatctacgtacactatgttcttatgtctgttaactttattcctctaagacaaaattctatcaattcagctatagctccaccagacattcaaggcaggaacaactctagacataccaagctctatatatctgtctactttatttctctgggatgaaatcctgtctccataacttcagttccgtCCAGCTCCCTAGCTCATAATCCAGCTAACgactaaactcctatgctttcagcctcatcttcgtcctctgtatcctctttctccatctctgctactctctactcctggcactcagaaaagtCTACtcgagatctgcttaccctctatgggACCTCTGTcgtcccctcttctctctcgccATGCAGTTCTGTTCctgtctacagaaaatgcctatcctttctttccctggtcacatggttccctgcctcctcaggaatgttgttttatctctcaccttgatatggTAAAAACCTCTTGCCTCCTCAAGGCaagggtctgagcttcattagcacaggaaacaaagctatgtcTCCTGAGCTCAtcagggcagttagtaacttagtaggttcagcaggtctggggagctgaactgtttaccaattggTCCGGGCAggcaaggatttcatagcagaagataggtggaatattaaaggctgggtaacaccaaatattcataatgaatagctttgccttttgacagacccttggcgggtcaaagttcagctttaacacacagctgaatctctatgatatattcttgcggcCCGCAAGATCCTCAAGATAAATCACCAGTGCTCTTGGGAGCTTTATAAAACAAGATAGATAACACCCAAGACAAATCACAAAGAAAATTCAAGGGGTTAGAGTAAATGATAATATTTGTATCTAAGAAGTAAGAGCTacggaaagaaatagaaaaaagaaaaaaccctgaaATTTTAAGAATCTGTTTCATTTCAGGAATCCTACCTCCTCATTCAGACTCCAAGAGTTGTGATTAAGTGCTCAGAACTttgaactatttaaaataaatgaagctaTACACTGTAGTCAAGAGACTAACTTCCCCATAGAATTCCTGTTCTCTAGAGTAAAAATTTTCCAAATGAAGTATGATGCAAGGACAGGGTCAAACGGTCTCAATTAATTACATGCATAGCCATAAAACTTTAGTGATTCAATGGAAAGGTaatgaaagaaacaaatttaaatgaTTTCCCTCTACACAATTCCACTGAAAATAAATATCAGATTATAAATCAAGTAGCCCACGGGCACTAACTCAGGGTGAGCAGTTGAAGAACTATGCCACTACACTCACACCATCTCGCCTCCCCACATCTTAGTCCTCCCTGGTTGGCTTTTTGGACACCACTGCCCCCTGTTGATGCTTGCTGTGGCCATGATCAGCCTCACCATGACGTTTGACTTTGTGGCTGATAGCAAGCCCTTGGGCCACATCTCCTTTGAACTGTTTGCAGACAATGCTCCAAAGACAGCGGGGAAACGTTTGTGCTCTAAGCTCCAGAGAGAAAGGATTTCACCTTTCACAGAACTGTTCCAAGATGACAACTTCACACACTGTAATGTAGCATGTCCATCTACCGGCAGAAATTTAAGGATGAGAACTTCAGCCTGAAGAAAACAGGCCCGGGCATCTTGCCCATGGAAAATGCTGGACCGAGCACCAAGACTGATTGGCTGGATGGCAAACAGGTGATCTTAGGGAAGGTAAAAGAAGGCATGAGCATTGTGGAAGCCACAGAAAGTTTGGGGTCCAAGAATGGCAAGACCAGCAAAAATATCTCCATTGCTCACTATGGACAACTCTACTTCTTTTGACTTTCAGACATCTTACCCATCAGACCATTCCTTCTGCAGCTCAGGAGAGCACCTCTACCCCATCTGCTCACCATACCTGTAATCACCGCTCTCACTGAAGTTCTTTACGTTCTGTATTCTCTCCATTCCTCTCCAAGTCTAACAGGATTGCAGAGTTAAGTTTATGATTATGTATCAAAactaagtaataaataataaataaatacatattggaAATGTTAATCTAAATTGTGTTCATCGAACCTCCTAATTCCACATTCATGTATTTGAGTGTAAGATTCATGTATTAAATCACTTAGTCAACCTCTGTCTGTGTCAGTGAGGACAGTGGTCATGATCAAAGACTAGGACTAGAATTTTCTCTGAAAGACATGTCATTCTTTCACTCATTCAGTCATTCAACACACGCTGTTAAATCCTATGAAACTCTCTAAGCACTACTCTCAGTAATGAAGAATGAGCAGAGGGAAAACAAAATACCTGAATTCTTGGTAATAAAAACCATCATACCCTTTCCTGGACATAATGGAAGTGGAGataagcataaacaaatgcaatttgATAAACAATTCAGTAATAAGTCTGTGgtagctaatcttggttgtcaacttgtcaCACCTGAGAAAAGGGAACCGCAGCTGAAGAATTATCTCCACAAACTTGTCTTGTCAGGATATTTTCTCTACtggtaattgatgtaggaggctCAGCCTTCTGTGGGCAGCACCAAACCTAGACAGGAGGGTCTGGGATGTCTAAGAAAGACATTTAAATGTGAGCCTGTAAGCAGTATTTCCCCAGGGTCACTGCTTTAGTTCCTTCTTCTGGGTTCCTGCTTTGGATTCCCTCGGTGCTGGACTatgagttgtaagatgaaataaaccccttcctcctcaagtttcttttagtgagggtattttatcacagccacagaaaagtaactggaACCGAGtcctatggaaaaaaataaaacagatcaaaAGTGACAGGAAATTCTGATAGATACTATTTTAGATACAGTCACAAAGAAAATCAATCTCATGCCACAGTCCCTCCCAAGAATAATAAAGAATAGTTGTAAACACAGCAATAGTTAGAAGACCATACCAATCAATATCAAGGAGGAATATAGCTTGATCCAAGATGGCACTAATGAAGATTTTAAGAAGTGATCAGCATCTTGGCATTCTTTGAAGGTAGAACTAATAATATCTTCTGAGGGTTTGACTAAAAGGagatagataaagaaaaaaaatgaagaataccTACAAAAAGATAAATATCCATGAGACTACAGGGAAGAATAAAGCATGCTGGAAATGTTAATTTGGGAATAGAAAGATCTCAAAACTACAAAACCAACAGAATGGCACAAATTAATATACACCTTCCAATAATAATGTTGAGTATTAACTGAGTCTCCCAATAAAACAACACAGATGAGCAGATTGGGTTTAGAAACaggctccagggctggagagatgattctgaAGTTATGAGTactcactgttcttccaaaggaacagagctcagttcacagcacccacatcaggcagttcataactccctgtaactccagctgcagggcatctgacacccacTTCAGGcctcctccacaggcacctgcactcatatgcacatacacatacacatacacacagaggcacataattaaaagtaaaaatatctctctttctccactctgctccctgagacagggtctgcccTGCAGCCTTCCTCTgccaagtgttgtgattaaaggcatgtgctctcATGCCTGGCATAAAGTAAATGTTAATGTTTTTAAACCCACCAGTTTGTCACTTCTGAGAAACCAAGCTTACcatcaaaaacaaatgtaacctTAGGGGGAAAGGAAACTATGACTGCGAGCAACTGGAAGTAAGAAGCAACCAGGGGTCAACTAAGTGTACGGATACTATAATATACTTCAAGGTAAATGTCAAACCAGAATTAATCAAAAAGATAAGCATAGTCACTCCATGCTAATTAAGAGGACAACTCATGCAGAAGACATTATAATTTTCAACATTTATGCAGCCAACAGTGATATATCCCATTTCATAAAGTGAACACTGCAGGGTGTAAATACACAGATTAAACCCAATGTAATAATAGTAAATGAGTTGCGCAGCCTTGATGCAGattgggaggggcttggtcctgcctcaactgaatgtatcagactttgctaactccccatgggagcccttacttttttggaggagaggatgggagcaaaataaataaaaataattcttaaataaaagaaaaagaaagaaatcaagacagtTAGAGTGGCAGCCATTCTCAACATTTACTAATTTTTACGAGAACATTCAAAATTCTCTTGTAAGCAGTTTGGAGTGTGCAAGACCCCACTGCTAACTACAGTGACCCTACTGTGCTGCAGAACGCTGAAGCCTGTTGTTGTGTCTGGCAATGGAGGCTTGTCTGTAATGTCTGCACATTGTAATACAGAACATGCATATTCAATTGAACGTATTTTGGGTCACTAGATGTTGTGACATGTCTTGATGTTTAATGATTTGGACATCTCATTTTGACTcactgaatgaataaaaaaatatttaaaaaaaagaaatgaagaaaagaaaaggagctgCCTCACTCCTGATCCTCAGAGTTAGTCACAGGTTTGAATCAGAAGTAAACATGAAAGCCGATAGACTTCTGCTATCCATTTTGGTAGTCATCAGTATGTagctaaatataattttaagttaattattatttaacaaggtaaaaaaaaaagaatgctgtgtATATTTCAAGTGCTCAGTAGCCCTGTGGCACAGGCTACTATAAATTAGCACAAAGATTTCTGCCATCAGATAAACTCCTATGTTTGACCCAGACAGACTACAGCAACTGTGAAGCAAAAGGTTAACCTGGGTCTGTGTGCCATCATTTCACCAGCTCTTAGAACTAAGCTTCATACAAAACGCATGTTCAATTGATTTTGTTGAATAAGTTATTAAATGAATCCAAACCCCTAAAATGGATCATTAGTTAAGAAAATTATGCTACAATTAAGCTGTGTGATAACACCAAATCATTGCAAATCATATTTAGGGGAAATGTTACATGAGAAAATGCAATGGATCTGATGTTACATGAAAACACTTTGatccattctcttcttcctctttggaATTAGGGAACAGACCTAGGGATAGAACAAAATTAAAGTCAGATTTTTAgataaacacaaaatgaaatactTCAATCACCAACCTCATTTGTTATTAAGGGTGGCCATGTGACTATTTTCTCAGATAATATGACAACAAAAATGTCGTGCAGCATATTTGAAGAATCTCCTAAAAGCCAAAAGGATCAGATTATCCTTCTCTTTCTTACTGCTTTTTGATGacataaatgaattaaaaatgttaTGACCCCATAAAGCAACCACCAACCTCATGTGATTGCTAAaacttaaactttttaaaataacttagaattcaTTTCTTCGGTCTTTCACGACAATGGGCCTGTGATCACCACATTAGACCACCTCCAGTGCTGCACTTTCCACCCCCATACTTCGGAATTCTAGAccattaattttctcttttttctgttaGTATTCAGTCAAAACTGAAGGATCCAAATATCCAATGGGAAAAGAACATAATACTATACATGCAAAGTGGGTCCATACATTCTGTAATTTCTCTTGCAAAAAATAATTATACAGTGTTTATTATCTAAACTATATTTTAATGTGACAGATTAGTGAAGATTACACACTTTCCAATGCTGGGGTGATATAATTAGGCTGTCACTAGTTCTTGAATTGAGaagcttttggttttttgactgttttgattttcacaaggtttttaattctttaacaaatggtaacctctgaaaacatatatgcaagTAGCATTATACACACTGAGTTcattgtatttaggaatacatatgtgtgtatctatatgaaTATAACAACAATTCATGAAAAAAAGAGACCATAAatctgaaagagagcaaggagggatatataggataatttggagggaggaaaggaaaggggaaaatgaagtaattacattataatcttaaaaagataaaataagtaatttaaaaacaatgggaaaatattttccattaatCTCTGAGGTTTTCTCCCAGTGAGAGTAGAACAAAGTGAGTAATGAGTTCTCAGTAGACCATCATGTCTCAACCCTCAGTAGGTGAGGTAATTTCTGAAAATGTTGATGGTTCCATTAGAGCAAACTTTATCAATCTGTGCAGTCCCCAGCCCCTCATGGGTCACTGAGGAAGTCCTGTCTGTAGCTTTTGCTGAAGAAACCAAACCTGCAGAAGAGTGAGGAACTCCATCACAGTCAACTTCCTACAGTCCCAACATGCTATAATGCTTTAAAGTGTGTCAAGAGAACAGGGCATGTCTCCACTGTGTTTAGTTCTGAGCCAAGAATGTTAAATATGCATTAAGAAACTGTGAAAAGCATTTAGCATAACATATAACAGAGGCCATTACAGCAAAAAAGTTACTATACCTATGACGTGCCACGTACAATATTATACAGTAAAAGGCAatgcaataaagaaaaagaaaaaaaaaagatgttactTCAAAGAAGCcctccttaaaaaagaaagaaagaaagccttgaACTGTCAATTAGTGCTTCAAAGCTGCAAGAATCGGGCATGTCCTGAGCATCTGTACAGGATAGACATGGGTGCAGTCATCACACAAAATTAATGCCTAGCactaatggtggtggtggtgatgttaaGCTTTATTAAGTGACCTGTTCTCTCCATCATGTTCTTCTATAAATGTGTCTGCTATAGTCCTGCCACAGCTGGGTTCAGGTCCCGAGATGGGGAAGGGGCATGGATGCAAAAGAAGTGTCTAACTATCAGATCAGTTTCACACGAGAAGCCAGCCTGGAATAGCTTGAGCCATCTCACATTtgaaaaacaagcatgttttccCATCTTCCATCATTAACTCTGgagaaaacaaacatattttttctctaacttttacatcaaaacaacttttaaaccaaaaacaatGCTCAGCATTTTGTTAGCTTGGCTAAATATTGAGCCAGGCACATCCTGGCCTTACAAAGTTAAAAGGTGATAAATACAGGCACATGCTCTCAAGAACAACAATATTGTCCAAAACTTAACAAAGTATATTTGCAGAAATAGGGGTGATTTGCCATAAGCTGCTTGCAGACAATTAGCTTATATTTCTCTAACTATTCCCTTGTCCTACAAAAGGGTCCTGCATGCCCAAGATTCTCTATAAAGGGCAAACTTTGACAAGGCACTCTTTCCATCTTAATGTTTTTTCAAAATTAGGAGATGTAGTTAATGTCCCCTTTGTTGCTTCCTTGTATATGCCCCGTAACTTTTACTGCCGCTGATCCTGCCCACActgagtcagaaaagttcccagggTCTGAGGTGAGAGCTGGTATTTCCAGATATGAAATCTGAGAAGCTTcagttcccaaagaattttagaagaaaaaaattggagaaaaggaaatgggtTTCTGGGAATGATCACATCTGTACCATTCATGACTGACAGAGTGAAACTAAAAGCCaccaagagaatcatcaatatTATGAGAGAAAAGAGAGCTTGCAGGCCATGGTTTTGCTGCATGAGAGACTGTTTCCATGGGTCTTGCCTCTCAGACACCTGTTAAACAAGGGCTCATATGCTGATCCAAAACCAGGCCCCACGGCTCCCATAGGTGTTATATGTGGGCTGGAGATCGCTCATTAAAAAACTTAGTTGCAAgtatgaggagctgagttcaacaACCAGAACACAAGTAGATGGTAGAGTGTTTAAAAGCTCTGGGTAggaagggacaggacagggaggtTTCTAAGGCTCACTGGCCACTCAGCTTAACCTAATCAGCATGTACCAAACAAACAAGGCATTCTgttttcaaaaaaccaaagtggTCAACACCTGAGGAACAATATCTGAGGtagccctctggcctccagatgctagtgaatgcatatatacatacccacacatacatattcacataacacacacacacaaaaaaaaaacttctacatGTATATTATTGGATTAAATAGTTAGCATAATCATACAGATGTCTTCCTAGCATTTGTCTTGCTAAATTTAGGCAAAAACCATTGTTCACAGAAGTTGGGCACCTTAACTCTCTGGCTGTAGCTGGCAGGCAGTTAAAACATCTTAAGGAATTTAGAGCCAGAGCTCTCTTAAAATTTAATAAGGAAAGGATGTGCTGTTCACTGTGAAAATGTTCAAGAAGAATCTGTGAGAGCTGATGTAGCAAGCCTCAGGAGTTATTCATACACCAAGTATTTATAAAGCATCAAGTATGATATTCACAGCTACAAGGGAGAGATAATGAATAGTCCTCTACTTGAGAGTTTATACTTTGAGAGAGAAACacatttattatcattataatAAAGCTACTAGAGCAATGAAAATTTTGGAAACAATTCTTCTCAAGAAGGAAAGTGATCAGCAAACACTTCACAACACAGGTGCTTTTGAAGCAGGACTCTGCCGGTCTGCTGTGTAGGAAAAGGAAGTAAAGTCATCCcaggcagagcaagcagcatcTTCTTGGGAATAGATGGTCACTTGTGAAGTTCACCCATGAACAAGAAATAGTGGAGTCACCAAGAAAAGGAAGATCCCATGCTGCCATTAAAGACATTATTCACCTATAGCTTCAACCAAcacagacaagaaagaaagagaggaaaatccACAAGTTCAGTGACATCACAGACGCTCCATCTCTCTACTAAGAAaggatgttttttttctagtgcCATCCATTTGCCGACAAATTTCGtgatgttattttctttttttttttagcagccaAGTGATATTCAattgtaaatataccacattttctttctccagacCTCTATTGAAAAAAAGACTGGAAAAAGGAcgtcatcttcaacaaatagtgctggtcaaATTGAAATGTCTATGTCACTTTAATATCATCTTTGTTGAAATGCACactagagaaaagacagcctcttcagcaaatggtgctggtcaggCTGGAATGTCCTGTCAttttaaaatcatcttcattTATAAATTGTGGACAGTGAAAGAGGGCctaaagcaatttcttaaatgccaAAATGTCACAAGTACTGAAATTATTCACAGGAATTATCTAGTGATCATAATCAATATATGATACAAGATTCTAAAAGCAATCAGAATAATAGAAAAACCCttagatataattttaaatgatacatttttccaaataaaaagagATAATGAGATTGATAACCTTATCCTCTGATTAATTCCTCTGGCTGGTTTCCTTTTGAAGTTAAATGTAATGAGCTTCCTTTTTAAGTTATTATCCTgaggtattttaaataaataaggaaaaaggaaaaagaagaatcaACTTTACCCATGAGGTAGTTGTGAAAACATTCTCCTTATACTGGGTGCAGCTAGGTTAAGGAATATCTCCTAATATTTCACATTACTTCATGATAATTACTAGTgtcaataattaattaaatgtttcaAACTAGGTAGCAGAGACAATGAAAAAATTTTCCAACATGAGAAATGCTAAGTGATTAAAGTGATACACATCACAATTTCTCTGATCATACATGTATTGAGATTACTATACTATACCCCATATATTATGTTACTaagtatcatttaaaaatgttttctatttttgagaaaaaaattttttggcatacatatatgtgtgtgtgtgtgtgtgtgtgtgtgtgtgtgtgtgtgtgtgtgtgtgtgtattcctaaatataacctattcagtctgtaaaatgttacttgtaggtatgctttcaaggctGACCTAAAACTACAAATTTTTAATGGGCTTTACATTGACTTGAATATTCAAATTACTCAAGCCATGATAAAAACAGGTATCAGGAAGATAATCAAGTTCCATAAATTTACAGAGAGGCAGCTCAGCACTGTGCTTGCATATAACACTAGGTTACCATGGAGTTTTGACCTATTAATAAGAGTCACAGAGCAGCAATGTGATATCCTTGTATCTGTGGTGaccgttgtttttttttttttaatatctcacagaaaagaaatacacTTCAATGataagttacatttttaaaaatcattcccaTCACTTAGCTCTCCTTCACTCCATCCCTGGGTTCTTTTTGACCCACAACTTCCTCATGGCATTTTTCACCTCTGAATTTCTGAGTGTGTAGATAATGGGGTTCAGCATGGGGGTGATGACCGTGTAGAACACAGCTACAAGTTTGTCTTCAGTGAAAGTGGAGGAAGGTCGCATGTAGAGGAAGATGGCAGGTCCAAAGAACAAGATGACCACAGTGATGTGGGAGGCACAGGTAGAGAGGGCCTTGCGCCTCCCCTCTGCTGAATGGTTCCTCAAGTTGACCAGAATGATGACATACGAGgtcaccaggacaaggaaggaaCACAAAGCAATTAAGCCACTATTGGCCATTACAGTGACACTCTCCACAAAGGTGTCCGTGCAGGCCAGCTTGAATAGTGGCTGGAGGTCACAGAAGTAGTGGTCAATCACATTGGGACCACAGAAGGGTAACTGAATAGTGATAAGAACCTGAATTAGAGAATGTAAAAAGCCCCCCAGCCAAGAAACACCCACCAGCATGTGACATACTTGGTGACTCATGATGTTCATGTAATGAAGAggtttgcagatggccacatagcggtcataggccatcactACAAGCAAAAAGATCTCAGCAACCcccaagaaatggaagaagaataTCTGAGCCAGACAGCCCTTCAGGGAGATGGTTTTAACTTTAGCAAGTAAGTCACTGATGAACTTAGGAACCACAGTGGAGGAGTAGCAGATCTCCACCAGGGACAAGTTGCTGAGGAAGATATACATGGGGGAACGCAGACTCTTACTGACAGTGACCATTGCAACAATGAGGCCATTGCCCAGCACTGTGGCCAGGTACACGGGAAGGAACAGTGCAAAGCACACCTTCTGAACTTCTGGATCCTGGAAAAGGCCAGTGATGATCAGTTCAGTCACGTTATTTGCCCTGGCCATGGCTTCAGTTCAGGAGTAACAGACATGAGGCAGGGAATgtcctgaaattaaaaaaaaaaaaaaaaaaatgtagcgtCGGTTTACACCGTTTACAGATGTCAGAGAAAGCAAACCACTTACTAACCCTGCCTTTAGCCAATAAGTATTCATTCAGAATTCAACA of Peromyscus maniculatus bairdii isolate BWxNUB_F1_BW_parent chromosome 4, HU_Pman_BW_mat_3.1, whole genome shotgun sequence contains these proteins:
- the LOC102905052 gene encoding olfactory receptor 4B1-like gives rise to the protein MARANNVTELIITGLFQDPEVQKVCFALFLPVYLATVLGNGLIVAMVTVSKSLRSPMYIFLSNLSLVEICYSSTVVPKFISDLLAKVKTISLKGCLAQIFFFHFLGVAEIFLLVVMAYDRYVAICKPLHYMNIMSHQVCHMLVGVSWLGGFLHSLIQVLITIQLPFCGPNVIDHYFCDLQPLFKLACTDTFVESVTVMANSGLIALCSFLVLVTSYVIILVNLRNHSAEGRRKALSTCASHITVVILFFGPAIFLYMRPSSTFTEDKLVAVFYTVITPMLNPIIYTLRNSEVKNAMRKLWVKKNPGME